One genomic region from Phocoena sinus isolate mPhoSin1 chromosome 21, mPhoSin1.pri, whole genome shotgun sequence encodes:
- the AGA gene encoding N(4)-(beta-N-acetylglucosaminyl)-L-asparaginase, translating into MARKPSHRLLLLSLLLLCRAPVCSSGPLPLILNTWPFRNAAVAAWRTLASGGSALDAVESGCAACEREQCDGTVGFGGSPDESGETTLDAMIMDGTTMNVGAVGDLRRIKNAIGVARKVLEHTTHTLLAGESATKFAESMGFINEDLSTNASCALHSDWLAWNCQPNYWRNVIPDASKYCGPYKPPSILKRDGSTYKETGDSYGHDTIGMVVIHKMGNIAAGTSTNGIKFKIPGRIGDSPIPGSGAYADDTAGAAAATGDGDILMRFLPSYQAVEYMRRGEDPTTACRKVISRIQKYFPNFFGAVVCANVTGSYGAACNKLSTFTQFHFMVYNPLKSEPAEEKVDCI; encoded by the exons ATGGCGCGGAAGCCTAGCCACCGGCTGCTGCTGCTTTCGCTGCTGCTGCTCTGCCGGGCCCCGGTGTGCAGCTCCGGCCCTCTGCCCCTGATCCTCAACACTTGGCCTTTCAGGAATGCAGCCGTAGCAG CATGGAGGACGTTAGCATCTGGAGGGTCTGCGCTGGACGCGGTTGAGAGCGGCTGTGCGGCGTGTGAACGGGAGCAGTGTGACGGCACCGTGGGCTTTGGCGGCAGCCCTGACGAGTCTGGAGAGACCACCCTGGATGCCATGATCATGGACGG TACTACCATGAACGTAGGAGCAGTGGGAGATCTTAGACGAATTAAAAATGCCATCGGTGTAGCACGAAAAGTACTGgaacacacgacacacacactgTTAGCAGGAGAGTCAG CCACCAAGTTTGCCGAAAGCATGGGGTTTATCAACGAGGATTTATCTACCAACGCTTCGTGTGCTCTTCATTCAGATTGGCTGGCCTGGAATTGCCAGCCAAATTACTGGAGG AATGTTATACCAGATGCTTCAAAATACTGTGGACCCTACAAACCACCTAGTATCTTAAAGCGAGATGGTTCTACTTACAAAGAAACAGGAGACAGTTACGGTCATGATACTATTG gcATGGTTGTCATCCATAAGATGGGAAATATTGCTGCTGGTACATCTACAAAtggtataaaattcaaaatacctGG TCGAATAGGAGACTCGCCAATACCTGGATCTGGGGCCTACGCCGACGACACTGCAGGGGCTGCAGCAGCCACCGGGGACGGCGACATACTGATGCGCTTCCTCCCAAG CTACCAAGCTGTAGAATACATGAGAAGAGGAGAAGATCCCACCACAGCATGCCGGAAAGTGATTTCAAGAATCCAGAAGTATTTCCCCAACTTCTTCGGGGCTGTGGTATGTGCTAACGTGACTGGAAGTTATG